In Capsicum annuum cultivar UCD-10X-F1 chromosome 8, UCD10Xv1.1, whole genome shotgun sequence, the genomic window ttgttgttgttgttgttgtaatctttccttatttacacataattaaaaatattattaattttcaaggttattaatcttttcttatttaaacataattaaaaatattattaattttcaaatattaatttacATTTGAGGAACTGataataaattaatcttttaCATAAAAAGATGTAACCAAATATGAACTTtaatactaacaaaatactatTTTAGTAGTTATTTGTTGACTGAATTTTTCGGTCCCTTTTTAACAATCATTTCACAAAAATGGATAGGTTATTTTGGCAAGAACTTtacttaaaatagaaaacaaattaagtaaactcttttttttaatgttagcatccaagtaattgtatgatttttttatctctttacttttctatttaatttatattttctttgcactttgaaattctttttatcAGCTATTAGTTATTCGTTGCTTTTAAATGTTGGTGCTTTgtggtattttgagattctatcaatttttgagattttatcataatttatatttgataGTTGTCGACCTCACTCGGAAAAATGTGGGTAggatgaaaatttcaattcaaattttaagcttcAAAAGAACGCAGATAATTGAGGTACAAattctattaatttaattaacATACGATTTATTATTtcgaaagttagatgatctatctaaatttattatttaggaggaaattattcttgcaatattttttttttgattgatcATATGTGGGCTaattgattagtcacaaagaaattgaggttaacacttttaatatgcattttgatgtTGTCGTAAgtgtatcattaaatatttacatctaattatgtacgttctttgattaaagatatatacaatattgattttgagtaattgaagaaagtaaaagGTTTGTCCATGTACGATCATTAGCTTTAGCAAGGTAAAGAAGTGATGTTGGACAAGATCGAAAGATAATAATAAATTCTTACAAAATGTTTTTTTATTCGTGCTTTCTTAATTTTCTGACCTTTTTTCTCCCTTtctgttatattttatattatgaatattagtcTCAACCCTAAATTGGATCATAGTGtactaataatatttatgttttaattttatatgaCGTAACATCTTCCTTAATTTTGAATAATAATCATTCTTCCTCCTTTAtcctatttgattttttaaaatacctattttatccttatatttatatcaacatttgtttctctttttatttttaaaaagaaactttttataattttttttaatctatataacatattttcgataaaagtttaaaattatttttaagataaaaaaataatagtgagaaatattaattgagtatataatttaatgacaaactataatgaaataaatgagcaaaatagtaaaaattaattttattaaaattcaaaactctaatatatatttatacgtgaaaataataggtaattataattttataaatatatttatatgtaaaaataataggtaattaaaatttaatttggccgattttttatcttaaattatGGTTTAAGATATctaatgtttttatcttaaatATCCATGTGACTAtaataaaaaaacttttattaAATCTTATCaaagtttaataaaatcaaacttatGTGTACACATATTAACCCCAAAAATGCAGCATTAGAATCAATCGTAGCATCTTGCCAAGGTGAGGCGGGGAAGAAGAAAGTGGTatcttttgaattttattatatatatattagtggcatctttttttaaataattttttacgtGACTGTGGTGTGACACGAGTGTGATGCACCTTCTCTGTGAGagtgattttatatttttgaggtgatatttaattaatttactataaaattattaaaaggaTAAATAATTACCAGTTAAATTAAAGGACTAAAGTAAATTGATATGATAAGGTTATGATCATTTTCATGTCTTTTCTCtatatgatataaaaaattaatttatttttgatgtcaAAATTTTTAATGACAAATTTAGTTCGGTAGTGCTTTTATAATAGAAAATTTCTAAGTTGAGTATATTATTAGtacaaaacaaaaattgaaagaCTTTACTATAGTTAGGACGGAGCCAGGATTTCAAAAAAGGGGGtttcatattcaaagaaaacttaggattTCAATTAAGTGGGtttcatattcaaagaaaacttagccGAAGAgagttcaacacctactataatcacataaaaaataattttaatcatttataaataatatattttttcgtcGAAGAAGGTTCGACAGAACCCGAATAAAAGGCCGGCTCCGCCCCTGACTATAGTTTCTCATAATTGAATGGACCGGAGAAAGTAGTTCAAAAGATTGATAGTGATGACACTTGAAGAATCATAGATTATTGTTATCCTAGGTATGAAATGCTTTTCATAAAGATAAAAGTCcgacattttagaaaaaattaataatatgctTTGCATAAGATAGAGATGGAATTATAAAGAAATCAAGTTCTTATATATAGACATACTTTTAAAATACAGTAAAATCTTTTTATAGTGATAACGTTTATCTGAAAATATTATGGCTGCTATAGAGAGGTGTTGTTACActatatatttattgatatttgacgTTCAAGTTTCATTTAACAAAAGTATGCAAAATTAGAaagatcataaataaaaaaagtcaaaCATTAGTAGCATTTTCCTtgtaaagttatgaaatactaATATGCACCATTTAAAttgagtaattttttaaaaaaattagatattcaTACTTAAAATTTATTGTATGTGTAACATTAATAATtattaccataaatattttggtatttattttataatatggagtaatatatttcttacaaaatattattacataatatttgagtatGTTATTATAGAGAGATAATTTTATAAAGagagaagtaaaatataatataaaaaattgattttaagaaaatcaagTTGCTAGAGTGTAATGTCATTATAATGAGGTGACGTTATAGAGAAGTCctactatgtatatatatattttagtaaaattggcACCAACCAAATTAGGTGTTTTTAACGCAAAAAAATAGGGAACAATGCAAACCAATCTGGGAAGGTCGATTTTTTTTGCCAAAAAATGAATTTGAAGAGTATTGTAACGATCTAAGTTTTTAACttggcttaagtcatcgataggCCCTCAAACTTatcccgaaaattcacttagacccttcaactaaggcttgtacctatcaggcccctacccccgaattttgattcaattggaccttttttgcctacatggcacatCGCGTGCTGCGTAACCGTGGGAGGCGCGGGAGGAGTGAAAAACCAGTCAGTCCATGTGGCAAAAGTTAACGTTAAATAACGTTACTTTTGTCATCCCCTTCACTTTCCCTCTTTATTTAacctaatttcttttttttttctttcattcccTCCTCCATAGCTCAtttctctctcaatttctctcatcTCACTATCAAATTTATCTCATAATTTCTCTTAAatcattttttctctcattttcgaTGAGAATGTCGAAAAATTTCGTTAATGTTGAGGTTCCCGATTTGTGTTATTGTACCGAATTTTGTCCTTTAAGAACTTCAAGGACTCCATCAAATGCGGGTCATAGATTTTTAGGATGTAAAGTTCCAAAGGCTTGTATCATTTTCACagatcttaattttattttttggtgattttttgatTATTCTACTGTTTTTGCATTTTAGGAAAATAGTGGATATTGGGCATTTTAAATGGATTGATCAAAAACCTTCAATTTCTATGCATCAATATTCTGAGGTAGTCGAGCTTAATGATTAGGTgcaaagatagtgaaaatttgtGTGATCGATTGAAGCAAAAGCTCAAAGACGTTGAACAAGAGAGGGACactttgtgtgagaaattgaaagtAGTGAAGAGAAGTTGATTGCATTgaggcaaaaactcaaaaaagttaaACTTGAAAGGGAATGTGCTAAACTCAAATTGAATAGAATTATTCTACTTCTTCTCATTGTTCTTACTGTAAAGTGGTTCTTTAATATGGTGTAAGGTAGTAGTTAAGTTTGCCTATTGAATAGGCAATTGGATATTGTAATGGTTAGTTTGTAATAGTTATTAGTTGTAGTTGTTTGGTTAGTTTAGTTTGTAATGGTTAATTTGTAGTAGTTGTTTGGTTAGATTGTATCATTTTGACATGTTGAATGTGAATGAATTGTCATGTTTTGTATGACAATCACATTGTCAATTACATTGTGTCTAGTTTTGCAGCTACTGAAGGTATAATCATATAGCCTATTTGTAACTACTGAAGGTATTGATAAAAATGAACTATATTAGAAACAGCACATCATATTAAAATTGTTCAAGATTGAGCTAAAAAGTGTAAGAAACAATATATCATATTAAAACAGCTCAAAGTTGATCTTCTAAAAACTGCATACATCAGTAAACAAGGTGTTCGAAAAAAGCTCAACATTGAGCATAATAGTTCTACTGTAGCATACACCAAAGTCATTAACTGCTACCTAAGAAAAGCTGTCCAAAAACTAGTAACACAATTTGTTCAAAGTCATTAACCCTCATTACAGTACAAATCATTTCTAAATGAACTACTTCTTAAAAGATCCAACTGATGAAGAAGACTTGGCTGCATCCACTTTTTTCGCTTATTTGCTTTCATTTGTTGCTATTGTGTGCTGGTGACTGCATCTTTTCCATTCCACTTTAGACCACTAGGCTTAAAACTAATATCTATATTGATTGGTGAAGCACTCTTTAAATTTATACCTCCATAAAGAACCCTCTCACTTGATGTACCAGGCTACAAAATTAGGCAAAATTGTAAGACAATGAACATTGAAAAGttgaatgaaaacattattataggtaaaTAATGAGACAGAGAAAACTACATTGTACACTTGGGTTCCAGCTGCTGGATCAGAGTAAACACCAAAACCAGTTGCAGGCCTTTTGTATCCAGTAGCAACAACAAATGAGGTAGCATTGTATGCCTCTTGTTGGTTGGCAAAGGTGGAACTTGACTGGAAAAAGCATTTCTTCCACTTTCAAATGTGGTCCCTCTCGCATTGACTATTTTTCTTGCCAATCCTCTACCAATCCCTCCTTGACCCCTACCAGAACCACCTCTCGTATCAGCACTACATTGACCCCTATCAGAACCACCTCCCCTATCAACATCACACTGATCCCTACTAGAACCACCTTTACCTCTACCAGCAGCACCTTTACCTCTACCAGTAGCACCATGACCTCTACCAGCCACACTTGACACCTTTCTTTAAGGTGCTCTTGGCACAACAGTTATGTCAGCACAAACAGATCCTGATTGACTGAATTGTGTAGTTGCATATGTATGAAAGGTGAAGCTTGACTGTGAATAAATGCAACACAATATTTTTAgcaatttataataataataataataaggagaaGAATATTAAGGCGGCAGAACATATATAACTTACTCTTGTTGTCTGACTTTGAGTGTAGGTATCTCTTGGCATTGCACTGGTATCACCATAAAAATAGAACTTGATTATGGTGGTGGTGGATTCCATGAGACTGTAGGCTGAGAGCTAGGTTGAAACATATTACTTCTCCCAATCCCATTCTAACAGACAGAcagaaatatgaaaaagttaagaaatatgtTAACTTTACAAACTATTATGAAATTCATTTAAGGCTTACCCTTTTTGCACGCATAGTCTTGTTATGGTCAACTTGCTTGCACCTTGAACAGGTCATCTTGATACCTTTTTTTAGAGTTAGCCTCATTTTTTTGGCTCATCCTTGTTCTTCCTTCTGTTCTTGCCAGGTTTGCCTGGCATCTTTCTTGATTTTGGAGGCTTAATTGACGGGTTTGTGATTTTCGACCACATTCTCATATTGGTAATTGGTTGAATGAAATGACTATAAGACTTAAGAAAGGTTTCTTTCCTATACCAGTGCTCTACATGTTGATCAGGATCTTCATTCAAGTAATAATAAGCACAAATTGCATGAGTACAAGGAATACCTCTTAACATCCATAACCTACAATCACAATACTTTTTGTCCAAGTGAACAACAAATGTGTAACCCCCATccccaatttcaaaaccattaacTCCATTCCATAGTACTCTACACCTATTTGAATTATCCTTGTTATCTTCTAAAATAGTTCTTGTCATAGGTGCAATGTCTGAAATTCATGTTTCTGAAAATCTGATCATATCTACATGCCTATTCATGATTTTATGCCTGATATCCTCTAACATTGTGATTATGGATTTATGTCTAGCAGCTAAAATTCAAGAATTAAAAGTCTTACATATGTTATTTTCTATAATATCtctaaactttacttcaaaacttGCTTTTGCACATCTCCAAAACTGCttccttctttcttctcttctccaGTGCACATGCCAATTGCTCTAAATATGTCTAGCACACATTCTTCTCTCAGTATTTGgtaataaattcatcaaaatagGAACAAGGTCCTGTAATAAGTATAAGTATGATTAAAAcagaaattttattgaaaaataaagttaagtaattagaaaaataattaagtagtGGAACCTTTTGTTGGTCTAACATTACAGTCAAGCCTTCACCAGTTCTCAGATTTAAATCAGCAATCAGATACCTTATGAACCATTCCCAGCTATGTTTTGTTTCAGTATCTATAACTGCCCATGCAATAGAATACATTTGGTTGTTCCCATTTATCCCTACAGCAACCAACAACTCACCCTTAGAAGCTCCTTTGAGAAAGCATCTATCAAACCAATAATTTTCCTACACCCATCTAACCATCCTTGCTTGAAGGCATGCAAGCACACATAGAAATAAACAAACAGGTTCTTCCCTGGTTCAGTTTCTTTGTCAATTTTTATTCAACAAGAACTTTCAGGATTTGTTTTCTTGATCATATCTGCATAGTCACATAATCTGGCAAATTTCAGCTTTCAATCACCCATATTCTCCCTCATAACAATCTGTTTATCCCTATAACAAATAGTTTTACCTACATAAAGACCCAACACCTCTCTTACCAAATCCTGAATTTCCCGAATCCTAATGTATAGCTGAGAAACAATTTTGTCCTTGAACTTTCTAGCAACCAGCTTTGAATCACACATTGTGTTATTATTTAGAGGAATACACTTATGAATAGGGTTATAGTTCTAAACAATAAAATCACCTGAATCCCTATCAGTAGAAGCAAACAGCAACCAGTTGTAATTAGCTGCAATACACTTCACCCTTATTCTATGTTTCTCATTAGGTTTTAATTTCAACTGTCTTCTATACTCTACAGCATAATCTGCAACAACTTTTCTAAACTATTTTGCACCCTCAAAAATTATTCCAAGCTCAAACACAGCAAACTCACAATTTTCATCATACCTAATTTTTTTGCTGCTCCTTCTTCTAGGTAGATCTACTCCTCTAACAGCATCTACATCTATCTCTTCACTATCTTCACTCCAACAGTCATAACTATGAAGATATTCCTCATCTCCACCCAAATTTTCAGCATATTTGGTAGCCTTATTTTTTCCAATATCTCTAAAGCCTCTATCTACACAACCAGCAACTCCCACAGGTACTTCTTCAGTTTCAACAaccttttttcttgctttttgttttctttatttattgttgGCTTTGTTATTgactttgtttttccttttttcttgtcTAAAAGCCCTCAACTCCTCATCAACATCCAAGCCATCTTCTGAAGGAATATCTCCAAGATTTGAATCACTACTCAAGTAATCTGATAACTCACTTTCTATATTAACATCTTCTACATGGATATCTTCTACATCAGCCTCATCACCTCCTTCTACACAAATATCTTCTAGGTTAACATCTTCTACATGGATATCTTCTACATCAGCCTCATCACCTCCTTATACACCAATATCATCTAGGTTAACATCTTATACACGagtgatgtgctagatttttgtagcatatttaagactttttaacttgaaataattgtaagttcttaagtaattattggtgttttgatgttatttcttaagattttgtaggaaagtcaagatgcatggaaataaataacaatggagcaaaagagctgaaatctgagaaaaaagagctgaaaacatGGATGACGACAACTGTGATATGTCACcagccttgtgataggctatcaacattgacgtcagccttaaccagggagttgcaGTCTGAGAAGCAGTTTTAACGACGTTGGTGATGTGGCGTCaaagttgtgataaggcatcaataagggcgtcagccttaagcagagaATTAGCAAAAAGAGAAGACATCTGACGACGACAGTGAAACGCCGTCAGATCCGTGATACGGCGTCAGCAACATTGTCAGCTTTAGACAGAACTTGAAGACAACTGGAGCTAATCTGACGCCATCCGTGCTAAGGCGTCAGACCCTTGACGTGGCGTCAGCCAGGGTGTCACCTAATccgataattttatttattttgttattttatttccataattaagtttaggtataaatagaagttttgagggttttattcagGATCTCTCTCAATCTTATTTTTGGAACTTGGGAGGAACGTACATTgccttatctttttcatcaagtatttttcttgttttcccttcaacacttatcaactattgtggatTATTCTCTTGTGAAGAAATAATTGTTgttttcatccattcgtaagtttatccatactatcatgaatttaacttttttttcatttatcaaattatgagcggctaattccattagcccgagttatgggatccatggattagggtttgatatgctgctaggtacttaaagggttcaaagagtagtaggacgtcttgaaattctgttgttttaacttacaatctattggttgaaaacaataggctatgccttaggtttatttgcttgaacagagaaacagactagaggacgtgaattatcaacagggactcggaagctaccaaccttctgtttaatgattaatgttgtaactggattaatctacctgagataacatcctattggaaatagataagttatctaagttcgagagaattagataataaattgtctggtgaggtcgagagataagtcagatagtatagtcgTCAGGGATATTTTGCTGTTcctacttactccaagaatctcaagcattacctagtatctgtcaattcccgaaacccacagtgaacataactctgattttccatttatattgattacaaacattaatactaaaaccccattttatatttttgtatcatttgtttgaatttaacttgtagttataatttcaaactagtttaatcgccactcacattgttccctgtggattcaaccccaactccaaagttgggtaaatatattgacgacgactgccttacactaatttgaggtgtaagttgagcattatcaacgAGCCTCCCTCTCTTTACCTAAGTTAACATTCTCTAACTCAACATCTTCTAGGTTAAAATCTTCTAGATCAGCCTCTCTCTTCCTCTACTCCAACAGATTCTCTCTCTATGTTAGCACTATCAGCAATaccaacactttctctttctaGGTCCTCACCCTCAATAACATCAGGTGCAGGTAAAAAACCAGTGGGACCATCAGGGTTAAGAATTGGttcatctaaaacatgatagacATAAAAAGCAAtagagtcctcatgttttaagtcTTTAACTAGTTCAAGGAGATATCGGTCAGTTTTCACCTAAGTTGAATTGTTTAGTTATTGCATCTTGATAATAATAACCCCTAACAGTTTTATACCCCAATTCTTTAGTATAAAATAACAATTTCAGTATGAAAAAGTGGTCCTTGTCAATGTACCTTAGTTATGTCACACAACTTCCAACATATATAGGGACACCCGTATTGGAAAAGGCTCCCCCATGGTGAAATCTTGTGAAAATTATCTCCATTTTTTATGTCAGCtgcaacaaaggaaaaaaaatcaaagttagTTAATGGAATATACCCAAAGTACACACcaacaaactaaaatctacaatctttaatgcatgttaagaaAGTGACGAAATATTTCCAAAAGCACATTTCTAACAGTAAAATATCAAAATCCTAAAAACTAAATTATGCTAAAATTCAGCAATTTaacaaatataaatcataataacactTACACGAGGAAGATATGAGCAAAACCCCtaaatttcttcttcaatttaagTGGAATTTTTGTTAAATTAGGGTTAAATTGGGGTTATTCGAAGAGGGAGAGAAATTAACGTCGGGGAGAGAGAAAGATTTTCATCCAAATGAATTTTTTACCATTTAAATATATTAAAGTATATGTGGATATATTTAATACACGTGGAGAGGTTTAAGTGGAATAGCTTTCCACATCAATGGCGTTTGGAGACATGTGCATGGAGCTGATGAGAATAGGGGGAAAAAAGGCctaattgaatcaaaattcagGGGGTTAGGGAtctgataggtacaagccttagttaAGTGGTTTAAGTGAATTTTCGAAATAATTTTAAGGGTCTGTAGATGACTTAAGCCATTTTATAATTCCAATCAGTATCATGCAGGATTCCACCCGTATATCTGTGCATCTAATGAAGTGTTTTGCTTGCGTTGTTGGTTTCCAAGTATGTAATTGTTTTGAGGCCTTATGGATGTGTCCTGGAGGATGTTGTGTGCTCTGATGGATGCCATATTCTGTCTACTTGGCTGTATAATCTGTTCATGTTAGAacataatagtataaataggatAACTATCAAAGCCTATGCTATGTAGAATGATGAACCTATATTTAATGACTTGTTCGTGTCGTCAAGTATAGGTTGTTGCGTTATGCTTATATGCTTATATGCATATCATGATGCTAACTTTTAACCATAAAattgtttgtttttattattttttaagtatttggCTGACATTGGCAGCAATAATTGAGTCATAACACATTTGATTCAGGAAAAAGTATCTAATTTTATCTAGATGGATTAATGGTCCTCCTTTATATATCAGTGGGCCGAAAAGGACCCAAAAATAAGAATGGGCCTACCAGCTAATTATTATTGGGCTAAACtatctaaagaaataaaaatacaaagtgtTTATGTGGGATATACAGCATCAGTAATAGCCGTAActccaacaccaccaccaccaccacaccaCCCATAAGTTGGAGGGGGCGCGAACACC contains:
- the LOC124886710 gene encoding uncharacterized protein LOC124886710; the encoded protein is MCDSKLVARKFKDKIVSQLYIRIREIQDLVSSVAGRGHGATGRGKGAAGRGKGGSSRDQCDVDRGGGSDRGQCSADTRGGSGRGQGGIGRGLSSSTFANQQEAYNATSFVVATGYKRPATGFGVYSDPAAGTQVYNPGTSSERVLYGGINLKSASPINIDISFKPSGLKWNGKDAVTSTQ